CTACCGCCTCCTCTCGCTCCCGTACAACCGCGGGGGAGGAAGCATGGGGCAGCAGGTGACGCTCCTGACCCTCTCCTGCAAAGGGACCCGCACATCCGACGCGATCCCGTCCACGATCGACCCGGACGCCGTCCGGGTCGCGGGGGACCCCGTCGCGACGAGAACCCTTTCCTTGAGCATGGGGCAGGGGAAGGGATACATCAACGGGATCTCCTTCGCCGGGATGGAGAGCACTTTCGAGATCCACTCGATGCTCGGCACGTGGGAGATCTGGCGGGTCGTCAACCAGAGCATGATGGACCACCCGTTCCACCAGCACGTGAACCCGTGCCAGGTCCTCTCGATCAGCGGAGGAGACGCGGGCTACGCATCGCTCTACACGAACGCTCCGGCATGGAAGGACGTCGTCCTCATCCCGAAGATGGGAAGCGCGACGCTGCTCGTGCCGGTCATGGATTACGGCGGGATGTCCATGTTCCACTGCCACATCGTGGAGCACGAGGACATCGGGATGATGGGGCTCTGGCACATCATGTAGGCAGGAAGCTTCCTGCAAGGAGGGATGGTCATGAAAACGTGGGGAATTGGCGTTACCGTGTTACTGCTCGCGGCGGTCGGCGCCGGGATCGGCTTCGCGGCGTGCCCGCCGGGCCAGATCGAAGCCGGTGGGGTATGCGTCTGTCCTGCCGGACAAGTCGAGGCGCAGCCCGGGGTGTGCATCATCGACGGGGCGGCGGTTCCGAAGTACGTGAATCCGCTGGTCATTCCGCCGGTGATGCCGAGGGCGGGATTCCGCTGGGATCCGAAGGCGCGAAAATTCGTGGACTATTACGAGATCGAGGTGACGCAGTTCGAGCAGCAGATCCTTCCGGCGAGCGTCGCGGGGCCGACGACCGTCTGGAGCTACAGCGCCGTCGGCAAGCCCCAGACGAAGAACTACCCCGCCTTCACCATCGAGGCGTGGAAGAACGTTCCGACGCGCGTCAAGTGGATCAACAACCTGAAGGACCCGGTCACCGGCAAATTCCTTCCGCACCTGCTGCCGGTGGACCAGACGCTGCACTGGGCGAACCCGCCGCAGGATTGCCGCCCGCATATGATGGGGAACGACATGATGAGCATGGCGGGAACCGATTGCGAGGGGAACAGCGGGGAGGCATACAAGGGGCCGGTTCCCCTGATCACGCACGTGCACGGCGCGCACGTCGGTCCCGAGAGCGACGGGTACCCCGAGGCGTGGTGGCTGCCCGCGGCGACCGACATTCCCGCCGAATATGCCACCCAGGGATCGAACTACAGCGACTACCTGGGCGGCTCCGGCAAGGGGAAAGGTTTCGCCGTGTTCCAGTACCCCAACGACCAGCCGGCCGCCACGCTCTGGTACCACGACCACTCCCTCGGCATGACCCGCACCAACGTCTACGCGGGGCCGGCGGGGTTCTACCTGCTCCGTGACCTCCAGGAAGCGAAGCTCAACCTCCCGGGACCCGCGCCCCTTCCGGGCTCGGCGCTGGTCCCGTTCCTGAATCCGAACGATCCGAACATTTCGAAGTATCTGGCGCCCCGCGAGATCCCGATCGTCATTCAGGACCGGTCGTTCCAGCCGAACGGCGCCCTCTTCTACCCGGACAACCGGGACTTCTTCGAGGGGCTCGCGCCGGGAACGCTCGCCGGGTTCGGGGTGAATTTCGCCCCGGTCTCGGACGTGGCCCCCATCTGGAACCCGGAGGCGTTCTTCAACACCATGGTGGTGAACGGCCGGACGTGGCCCTTCCTGAACGTGGAGCCGCGCAAGTACCGGTTCCGCTTCCTGAACGGGTGCAACTCCCGGTTCCTGATCCTGCAGTTGCGCGATGTCGTTGGAGCGGATCCGTCCGACCCGGCCAACTGGTCGACGGTATCGACCCCGCCTCCGTTCCGGCAGATCGGCTCCGACCAGGGTCTCCTGAGCGGCTCCCCCGCGGTGCAGAGCCAGCTTCTGATGGGGTTGGCGGAGCGGTCGGACGTCATCGTCGACTTCTCGGGCTACGCGCCCGGGTCCAGGATCGTCCTGACCAACGTCGGGCCGGACGAGCCGTTCGGCGGCGGGCTCCCCGGCGTCGCGTTCGCCCCGGCGAACCCGGCCACGACCGGACAGGTGATGGTGTTCAACGTCGTCCCGCTCCGGCTGCGGGACGTGAGCGCCTCGCCGGCGACCTTGCCGGTCCGGTCTCCGATCGTCGCTGCCGCGCCGACGCGGAAGGTCTCCCTCAACGAGGCGATGTCCATGTCGGAGACGGTTTGCTTCGACGACACGACCGGGGCGATCGTCGGCCCGGTGGCGGGCGTGTGCCCCGACGGATCGACTGCGGGGGAATTCGGCCCGACGGCGGCCCTGCTGGGCACGGTAAACGCGGACGGCACGGGGAATCCGCTCCGTTGGTCGGCTCCCATCACAGAGAACCCTCCGCTCGGCGCGACCGAGACCTGGGAGATCCACAACAACACCGTGGACGCCCACCCGATCCACCTGCACCTCGTCCATTTCCGCGTGGTAAACCGCGAAGTGCTCGACCCGACGGTATCCCCGCACGGCGGCAACGCCGGCGATACATACCCCCCTGAATCCTGGGAGACGGGCGGAAAGGACACGGTCATCGCCTACCCGGGCGAGATCACGCGGGTCCAGTCCACCTTCGACATCCCGGGGCTGTACGTATGGCACTGCCACATCGTCGAGCACGAGGACAACGAGATGATGCGGCCGTACTGCGTCGGCGACATGGCGAACTGCGACATTTAGGGATAAAATCCCCTGAACGGGAAAGGGCCGCCCCCGGGCGGCCCTTTCCGCGACCGGAGGGCGAACGGACATGATGGTGGTCATCACAAGGGCGATTCTCGTCGTGGCGTTCCTGTCCGGCGTCTGCCTTGCGGGCGAAAAGCCGGAGTCGATGGACGAGAAGGGGAGGATCAACTACAGCATCGGCTACCAGATCGGCGGAGACTTCAAGCGGCAGGGAATCGAACTCGCCCCGGACCTCCTCGTGCAGGGGATCCGGGACGCCGCGGGCGGAGCGGAGCCCCGGATGCCCGCGCAGGAGATGCGGAAGACGCTGGTGGAGCTCAAAAAGAAGGTCGAGGCCGACGAGCGGATGCGGCGGAGGGAGAAAGCCGGGAAGCACCGGGCGGAAGGGGAGGCGTTCCTCGCCGCGAACGGGAAAAAAGAAGGGGTGACGATCCTCCCGAGCGGGCTGCAATACAAGGTGCTCGCGGCGGGAAAGGGAAAGTCGCCCGGTCCGTCCGACAACGTGACGGTCCATTACCGCGGGAACCTCGTCGACGGGACCGAATTCGACAGCTCACACCAGCGGAACGCGCCGGCCACGTTCGGGATCGACCGCGTCATCGCCGGGTGGAAGGAGGCCCTTCCGATGATGAAGGAGGGCGCGAAGTGGCAGCTGTTCGTCCCGTCGAAGCTCGGCTACGGCGAGCAGGGGAGCGGGTCGAAGATCCCCCCCAACAGCGTCCTGATTTTCGAAGTAGAGCTGATCTCGGTCGGGACCGGGAAGTAGCGGCTTCTACTTCCCTTTCCGCAGCACCCGCCTGTCGCCCACGCGCAGGGTGACCTTCTGTGCGTCGAAATGCTCCAGGAGCGGGATCAGGTATTTCCGGGAGAGGCCGCCCGACACCTCCTTGAACTCCGGGACGGAGATCTCCCCGCGCGCCGCGATGAACGCCACGAGCTTTTCCTGGATGCCGCGCAGGGCCGCCGCGTCGAACAGAAGCTCCTTCACCCGGACCACTTCCCCCGCCCGGGCAAGGCCGTCCACGACCTTGTCCACCGCCCGGGGATCGCGGGTGATCGTCCCGACCGCGTCGAGCAGCTCCGTGCGGGTGGGGGCGGACGTGCCGGCGGCCCGGACGAATTCCGCGATCTTCCGGGCCAGCGGCGAGGCGAGCTCCACCGCCTTCGGCTTCCGCGCGGGGAGGAAGTAGAGATCGCCCTGGCGGGAGATCGCCGGGCTTCGCGAAAGGGCGAGGGCGAGGAAGGCGGGGTCGGGTGGTGCCGGAAAGAGCGCCGCCACCTCCTCCCGCGGGAACCCGTCCCGTTCGGGGGCGCGGTCGTGCAGATCGGACAGCGCCTTCGCCCCGGCCGCCGCCGCCGCGTCGATCGCGGAACGGTGCCACGCCTTTCCTCCGCCCGGCGCCTCGACGAGGATCCCGGCCGCCGCCTGGGCGGCGAACGTCGCCGACACGCTCTCCGTGCCGGTTCCGACGACGACGGCCACGGATAAAGGGGACGACCCCGCCGCTCCGGCATCCTCCACCGCGGCGAGAATCCGCTCCGCCGTGTCCCCGGAGCGGAGCCGGGGGAGGACCGACGGAACCGTCTTTCCCGCTCCTCTTCTGGCCGGAGGGCGCGGGTGCAGCACGGTGCCGCCCCCGAAGGTGTACCCGAAGTTCGCCAGCGGGGAGAAGCCGCGCAGGATGAACCGGTCGCCCCCGGAGAGAACCGTCTCTTCGGAGAGGACCACCTTGCCGTACCCGGTGCCGCCCGGAGGGATCTCCGGCGCGCCGTAGAGGAGGATCCGCCCGACGCAGGAGAAGGTCCCCGCGTGGAACGACACCTGGGCCCGCTGCCGGAGCGGGCGCTGGGCGAGCGGCAGGTATTCGAGGAAGACCTCCGCCGATTTCGTGGGAGAGAAAGATCCGGGTCGGCACAGGACGGAACCCCGGGGCGCGGTCTCCTTTTCGACCCCCTGCAGGTTGACCGCCGTCCGGGTGCCGGCGGAGGAGCGGTGCACCGGGCCTCCGTGGACCTGCAGCCCGCGCACCTTCGCCACCCCCCCCCCGGGAAGAACCGCCACCTCCTCCCCCACCGAAACGGTGCCGCCGATCACCGTCCCCGTGACGACCGTTCCGAACCCCTTCATCGAGAAGGACCGGTCCACCGGCAGGCGAAACAGGTGCGAAGGGTCTCTCCCGGCGACCCCCGCGGCGACCGCGTCCACGGCCGCGACCAGTGCCTGCAATCCCTCCCCGGTGGCGGCGGATACCCGCAGGATCGGAGCTCCTTCGAGGAACGTTCCCCGGACGAGCGCGCGGATCTCCTCCTCCTGGAGCTCCATCCAGTCGGCGTCCGCCTTGTCGCACTTGTTCATTGCGATCACGCCGCGCGGCACGGAAAGCAGGCGGCAGATGTCGAGGTGCTCCCGCGTCTGCGGCATCACCCCCTCGTCCGCGGCGACGACGAGCAGGACGATGTCGATCCCGGCGGCGCCGGCCACCATCGTCCGGACGAACCGCTCGTGCCCGGGGACGTCCACGATCCCGGCGAGCGCGCCGGACGGAAGGTCGAGGTGCGCGAATCCGAGCTCGATCGTGATCCCCCGCTCCTTCTCCTCCTTCAGCCGGTCCGGGTCCGTCCCCGTGAGGGCGCGCACGAGGGAGCTCTTCCCGTGGTCGATGTGACCCGCCGTCCCGACGATCACCGTTTTCCGCATGGTGGATGTATCTTACCGGATTCGCGGGGATGCGGTAAAATCCGTGAAATGGGCGCTTACCCGCACCAGGAGCCGATCTTCGGATTCACCGGTCCGGTGGCCCGCGGCGTCGCGGTGGGTATCCTGATGGTCGCGATCACGGTGGCCCTCCTTTCCCTCCCCGAACAGTCCGAGCAGTGGATCCGCTCCCGGGAGATGGTCCGCAAGCTCTACCTCTTCCCGATCCTCCTGTGCGCGTCGTGGTTCGGCGGCGCAGGGGCCGCGCTGTCCACGGTGGGGGCGACCGCCGTCTGCGCCGGGCTGGCGGGAAGCTCCTGGCCTTCCGAGGTGTCCGGACAGGTCGCGCGGATCGGGGAGGTCGGCGTCTTCTGGCTGGTGGGCGCGCTGGCGGCGAGCTTCTTCGAGCAGCAGAAGCGGTTCATCCGGGACATCGAGACGGCCAACGACAACACGCTCCTGGCCCTCGCCTCCGCGCTGGATATCCGCGAGCACAGCACCGGGGTGCACTCCCAGCGCGTCGCGGACTACACGCTCCGGCTCGCGAAGGAGATGCGGATCACGTCGCGGGAGGAGCTGGACGTCATCTGGCGCGGGGCGCTGCTGCACGACATGGGGAAGATCGGCATTCCCGACAACATCCTCCTCAAGCCCGGACCGTTGACCGAGGAGGAGTGGAAGGTGATGCGGACGCACCCCGAGGTGGGGAGCCGGATGCTCCGGAAGATCGACTTCCTGAGGAAATCGTCGGCGATCGTCCTGTCCCACCACGAACGGTTCGACGGCAAGGGATACCCCCGGGGGCTCCAGGGTTCCCACATTCCGCTGGGGGCGCGCCTCTTCGCGGTCATCGACGTGTACGACGCGCTCACCACGGACCGGGTGTACCACACCGGGCGTACCCACGCGGAGGCGCTGGAAAACATCACGGACGGCGCCGGGAGCCGGTTCGATCCGGAAGTGGTCGCCGCGTTCCGGAAGATCCCGTTCGACGAGCTCCGGGAGATCGCGAGGAACAACGAGACCCCGCTGCTCCTTTCCCCCGCGTCGACCCCCTCCATGCGGGAGGCGGCGTCGGCCGTCCTTTCGCCGCAGCCGTGACCACCGGGGATCTCCCCGGGGAAGACCTTCCCCACCCCGTACCGATCGAGGAGTGCATCGACCTCCACCCGTTCGCGCCCGGCGATGTCGTTTCGGTCGTGGAGGAGTATCTGGCGGCGGCGGCCTCGAGGGGATTCCGGGAAGTGCGGTTGATCCACGGGAAGGGGAAGGGCGTCCAGAGGGGTGCCGTGCGAGCCGCGCTCTCCCGCCACCCGCTCGTCGAATCGTTCGCGGACGCTCCCGCGGACTCCGGGGGGTGGGGGGCGACGCGGGTGATCCTGCGGGGCTGAAGCGGGGTATCCGGACCCGGACTACTTCTTGAGCGCGATGTCGATCCGGTTCACGCTCTTTACGGCCGCGCGGTCCTTCTTCACCCGTTCGTCGCCCTTCAGGGACCGTCGTAGCAGCGACAGCGCCGCCGCGTGCATCGGGGTATCGGGCTTGTCGGTGATCCGGTACGCGATCCACAGGCCGTCCCGCTGGGAGTCGACCAGGCCGGCCTCGGAGAGCGTCTTCAGGTGGTGGGACACGTTGGGTTGCGACCCCTTGAGCACGTACTGGATTTCGCACACGCACAGGGGCCTCGCCTCGAGCATCTTGAGGATCCGCAGGCGGGTCTCGTCGGAGAGCGCCTTGAACAGCTTCGATGTTTTCTTCAATGCGAATATACCTCCAGGGAACAGGGTACCTTTCGGATCCTTCGGGGGTCAAGTGGATGTGTGAGGATTCCCAGCGGATCTCGCGGAGGGAACCCTCCGGAGAACGGGGAGGTTCGCGGTGATATGATGTCCAACAGCCGGGAATCCCGACGGCAAGGAGACCGCATGGCGTTTCGCGACCTAAGGGAATACATGGCCGCCCTCGAGGCGCGCGGCGATCTAAAGGAGATCCGGGCGGAGGTGTCGGCGGAGCTCGAAGCGGCGGAAATCGCCGACCGGGCGGTGAAATCGGGAGGTCCGGCGCTGTTGTTCAAGAACGTTGCCGGGACGTCGGTCCCGCTGGCGATGAACCTCTTCGGCACGATGGAGAGAATGTGCTTTTCCCTGGGCGTAGACCGCCTGGACGACATCGCGGCGAGGGTCCGGGAGGTGATCGAGCCGGAGATCCCCACCAACTTCCTCGAGAAGCTGAAGATGCTCCCCAAGCTCGCCCGCCTCGCGGACTTCGTACCGAAGGTCGTCTCCTCGGGCCCGTGCCAGGAGGTCGTGGAGAAGGCGAATCCGTCCCTCGCGTTCCTGCCCGTCGTGAAGACATGGCCGGACGACGGCGGCCCGTTCATCACGCTGCCGCTGGTGTTCACGAAGGACCCGGTCACCGGTCGCCGCAACGTCGGGATGTACCGGATGCACGTCTACGACGAGCGGACGACCGGTATGCACTGGCACGTCCACAAGGGGGGGGCCCAGCACTACCGCGGTTTCCGGAAGAAGCGGGAGCGGATGCCCGTGGCGGTCGCGCTGGGGGGCGATCCGGCCACCATCTACGCCGCCTCCGCGCCGCTGCCCGAGGACATGGACGAGATGATGTTCTCCGGATTCCTCCGGAAGGAGCCGGTGGAGCTGGTCCGGTGCGTGACGTCCGACATCGAGGTGCCGGCGCACGCCGAGGTGATCCTGGAGGGGTACGTCGACCCCGACGAGCTGCGAACGGAAGGGCCGTTCGGCGACCACACCGGCTACTACTCCCTGGCGGACGAGTACCCGGTCTTCCACCTGACTTGCGTCACCCGGCGGGAGGAGCCGATCTACCCGGCGACGATCGTCGGGAAGCCGCCCATGGAGGACGTCTTCCTGGGGAAGGCGACGGAGCGGATCTTCCTCCCGCTGCTGCAGAAGATCGTCCCCGAGGTCGCGGACATGAACCTCCCCGTCGAGGGGATCTTCCACAACTTCGCGTTCTTCTCGATCGACAAGCGGTACCCCGGCCACGCGAGGAAGGTGATGAGCGCGGTCTGGGGACTGGGGCTTCTGATGTTCACCAAGTTCGTGGTGGTGTTCGACTCCGACGTGAACATCCAGGACCTGTCCGAGGTCCTGTGGCGGATCGGCAACAACGTGGACCCGAAGCGGGACACGATGGTCGTGGAGGGGCCCGTGGACGCCCTCGAGCACGCCTCCCCGATCCCGCACTACGGGTCGAAGATGGGGATCGACGCAACGCGGAAATGGGCCGCGGAAGGGTTCGCCCGCGAGTGGCCGGAGGACATCGTCATGCCGAGGGAGGTCGCGGACCGGGTCACCCGCCGGTGGAAGGAGTACGGCCTCTGAGCGTGCTCCGCCGCATCGGCGTGTACCTCGAGATGGTGAAGGTGGCGCACACCGTCTTCGCGCTCCCGTTCGCCCTCACCGGGATGTTTCTCGCGTCCGGAGAGCTGGGGACGCGCGGGGCGGTGCCGCCCGCCCGCACCGTCTTCTACATCGTCCTTGCGATGGTGGGGGCCCGCAGCGCCGCGATGGGGTTCAACCGGCTGGTCGACGCGGACATCGATGCGAGAAACCCCCGCACGATGGGGCGCGCGATCCCCGCGGGGCAGGTGAGCCGCCCGATGGCGAGCGTGTTCATCCTGATGTCCGTCCTCCTGCTCGAGCTGTCCGCGGC
The window above is part of the Deltaproteobacteria bacterium genome. Proteins encoded here:
- a CDS encoding multicopper oxidase domain-containing protein, with amino-acid sequence MKTWGIGVTVLLLAAVGAGIGFAACPPGQIEAGGVCVCPAGQVEAQPGVCIIDGAAVPKYVNPLVIPPVMPRAGFRWDPKARKFVDYYEIEVTQFEQQILPASVAGPTTVWSYSAVGKPQTKNYPAFTIEAWKNVPTRVKWINNLKDPVTGKFLPHLLPVDQTLHWANPPQDCRPHMMGNDMMSMAGTDCEGNSGEAYKGPVPLITHVHGAHVGPESDGYPEAWWLPAATDIPAEYATQGSNYSDYLGGSGKGKGFAVFQYPNDQPAATLWYHDHSLGMTRTNVYAGPAGFYLLRDLQEAKLNLPGPAPLPGSALVPFLNPNDPNISKYLAPREIPIVIQDRSFQPNGALFYPDNRDFFEGLAPGTLAGFGVNFAPVSDVAPIWNPEAFFNTMVVNGRTWPFLNVEPRKYRFRFLNGCNSRFLILQLRDVVGADPSDPANWSTVSTPPPFRQIGSDQGLLSGSPAVQSQLLMGLAERSDVIVDFSGYAPGSRIVLTNVGPDEPFGGGLPGVAFAPANPATTGQVMVFNVVPLRLRDVSASPATLPVRSPIVAAAPTRKVSLNEAMSMSETVCFDDTTGAIVGPVAGVCPDGSTAGEFGPTAALLGTVNADGTGNPLRWSAPITENPPLGATETWEIHNNTVDAHPIHLHLVHFRVVNREVLDPTVSPHGGNAGDTYPPESWETGGKDTVIAYPGEITRVQSTFDIPGLYVWHCHIVEHEDNEMMRPYCVGDMANCDI
- a CDS encoding FKBP-type peptidyl-prolyl cis-trans isomerase produces the protein MDEKGRINYSIGYQIGGDFKRQGIELAPDLLVQGIRDAAGGAEPRMPAQEMRKTLVELKKKVEADERMRRREKAGKHRAEGEAFLAANGKKEGVTILPSGLQYKVLAAGKGKSPGPSDNVTVHYRGNLVDGTEFDSSHQRNAPATFGIDRVIAGWKEALPMMKEGAKWQLFVPSKLGYGEQGSGSKIPPNSVLIFEVELISVGTGK
- the selB gene encoding selenocysteine-specific translation elongation factor; this encodes MRKTVIVGTAGHIDHGKSSLVRALTGTDPDRLKEEKERGITIELGFAHLDLPSGALAGIVDVPGHERFVRTMVAGAAGIDIVLLVVAADEGVMPQTREHLDICRLLSVPRGVIAMNKCDKADADWMELQEEEIRALVRGTFLEGAPILRVSAATGEGLQALVAAVDAVAAGVAGRDPSHLFRLPVDRSFSMKGFGTVVTGTVIGGTVSVGEEVAVLPGGGVAKVRGLQVHGGPVHRSSAGTRTAVNLQGVEKETAPRGSVLCRPGSFSPTKSAEVFLEYLPLAQRPLRQRAQVSFHAGTFSCVGRILLYGAPEIPPGGTGYGKVVLSEETVLSGGDRFILRGFSPLANFGYTFGGGTVLHPRPPARRGAGKTVPSVLPRLRSGDTAERILAAVEDAGAAGSSPLSVAVVVGTGTESVSATFAAQAAAGILVEAPGGGKAWHRSAIDAAAAAGAKALSDLHDRAPERDGFPREEVAALFPAPPDPAFLALALSRSPAISRQGDLYFLPARKPKAVELASPLARKIAEFVRAAGTSAPTRTELLDAVGTITRDPRAVDKVVDGLARAGEVVRVKELLFDAAALRGIQEKLVAFIAARGEISVPEFKEVSGGLSRKYLIPLLEHFDAQKVTLRVGDRRVLRKGK
- a CDS encoding HD domain-containing protein, which encodes MGAYPHQEPIFGFTGPVARGVAVGILMVAITVALLSLPEQSEQWIRSREMVRKLYLFPILLCASWFGGAGAALSTVGATAVCAGLAGSSWPSEVSGQVARIGEVGVFWLVGALAASFFEQQKRFIRDIETANDNTLLALASALDIREHSTGVHSQRVADYTLRLAKEMRITSREELDVIWRGALLHDMGKIGIPDNILLKPGPLTEEEWKVMRTHPEVGSRMLRKIDFLRKSSAIVLSHHERFDGKGYPRGLQGSHIPLGARLFAVIDVYDALTTDRVYHTGRTHAEALENITDGAGSRFDPEVVAAFRKIPFDELREIARNNETPLLLSPASTPSMREAASAVLSPQP
- a CDS encoding Smr/MutS family protein — protein: MTTGDLPGEDLPHPVPIEECIDLHPFAPGDVVSVVEEYLAAAASRGFREVRLIHGKGKGVQRGAVRAALSRHPLVESFADAPADSGGWGATRVILRG
- a CDS encoding winged helix-turn-helix transcriptional regulator; this encodes MKKTSKLFKALSDETRLRILKMLEARPLCVCEIQYVLKGSQPNVSHHLKTLSEAGLVDSQRDGLWIAYRITDKPDTPMHAAALSLLRRSLKGDERVKKDRAAVKSVNRIDIALKK
- a CDS encoding menaquinone biosynthesis decarboxylase encodes the protein MAFRDLREYMAALEARGDLKEIRAEVSAELEAAEIADRAVKSGGPALLFKNVAGTSVPLAMNLFGTMERMCFSLGVDRLDDIAARVREVIEPEIPTNFLEKLKMLPKLARLADFVPKVVSSGPCQEVVEKANPSLAFLPVVKTWPDDGGPFITLPLVFTKDPVTGRRNVGMYRMHVYDERTTGMHWHVHKGGAQHYRGFRKKRERMPVAVALGGDPATIYAASAPLPEDMDEMMFSGFLRKEPVELVRCVTSDIEVPAHAEVILEGYVDPDELRTEGPFGDHTGYYSLADEYPVFHLTCVTRREEPIYPATIVGKPPMEDVFLGKATERIFLPLLQKIVPEVADMNLPVEGIFHNFAFFSIDKRYPGHARKVMSAVWGLGLLMFTKFVVVFDSDVNIQDLSEVLWRIGNNVDPKRDTMVVEGPVDALEHASPIPHYGSKMGIDATRKWAAEGFAREWPEDIVMPREVADRVTRRWKEYGL